In one Triplophysa dalaica isolate WHDGS20190420 chromosome 9, ASM1584641v1, whole genome shotgun sequence genomic region, the following are encoded:
- the il4i1 gene encoding L-amino-acid oxidase: MCKYLPAVVALIFFTYHVGGTSDDPMIKCLRDSDYDELFRITKDGLPPTQSPKHVIIVGGGAAGLTAAKFLEDAGHKVTIIEASNRIGGRILTHREKKAGWYAELGAMRIPDSHKILLRFAKKLGLKTGTFVQEDNNTFYFINGFRYKTYTVRQNPDVLNYPVSEQEKGKNASQLFNIALNKLRDDLLKMGCKKMLHTYDSYSLKEYLVNVGNLSGGALRMIGDILNENSFFYIALTEMLYIHAEINDNTIYHEFKGGFDSFPNAFYAVLNATIFLRSKVQAISQTENNVTVSYQDWRNPSALTNITADYVLMTTTAKATLFIDFYPPLTAMKMEALRSLHYSTSTKVVLSFSKRFWEDDGIKGGKSITDLPSRFIHYPSHSFPGISGGAILASYTSSDDAALLQTLPDNELKALVLKDLVKIHGEHVRHLYTGGTVKKWGMDPYSHGAFAIFTPFQMIDYESLLVQPEGRIYFAGEHTGRPHGWIETAIKTGLRAARDINSIK; this comes from the exons ATGTGTAAATACT TACCTGCAGTGGTGGCACTGATCTTTTTTACATACCATGTTGGTGGAACTTCAGACGATCCTATGATCAAATGTCTACGAGACAGTGATTATGATGAGCTGTTCAGGATTACCAAAGATGGTCTGCCTCCCACACAGTCTCCAAAACATGTCATTATTGTTGGAGGGGGTGCTGCTGGACTTACTGCTGCAAAGTTTCTGGAGGATGCTGGACACAAG GTGACAATTATTGAGGCAAGTAATCGAATAGGTGGAAGAATTctaacacacagagagaaaaaagcGGGCTGGTATGCAGAACTTGGTGCCATGAGGATCCCAGATTCCCACAA GATTCTTTTAAGATTTGCTAAAAAGTTAGGCTTGAAGACTGGAACATTTGTACAGGAAGACAATAACACTTTCTATTTTATAAATGGCTTCCGTTACAAAACCTACACCGTACGGCAGAACCCAGATGTTCTGAACTACCCTGTAAGTGAGCAGGAAAAGGGAAAAAATGCCAGTCAACTGTTTAACATTGCATTAAATAAG TTAAGAGATGATCTGCTGAAAATGGGCTGTAAGAAAATGCTGCATACATATGACTCATACTCTCTTAAG GAATATTTAGTAAATGTGGGAAATTTAAGTGGAGGAGCTTTGCGAATGATTGGAGATATCCTCAATGAAAACAGTTTCTTCTACATAGCCCTCACTGAAATGCTGTACATTCATGCTGAGATAAACGACAATACAAT ataTCATGAATTCAAAGGTGGCTTTGATTCATTCCCCAACGCATTCTATGCTGTGTTAAATGCCACAATTTTTCTAAGATCAAAAGTCCAGGCCATCAGCCAAACGGAAAACAATGTAACGGTTTCATATCAAGACTGGCGTAACCCCTCCGCTCTGACCAACATTACTGCCGACTATGTCTTAATGACGACCACGGCCAAAGCAACACTATTCATAGATTTTTACCCCCCTCTGACAGCTATGAAGATGGAAGCACTACGATCTCTGCACTATTCCACATCAACAAAGGTGGTGCTGAGTTTCAGCAAAAGATTCTGGGAGGATGATGGCATCAAGGGTGGCAAAAGCATCACAGATCTACCATCACGCTTCATCCACTACCCCAGTCATAGCTTCCCTGGGATATCAGGGGGGGCCATATTAGCTTCTTACACTTCCTCCGACGATGCTGCGCTCCTTCAGACTTTACCAGACAATGAACTGAAAGCCCTGGTGTTGAAAGACTTGGTGAAGATCCACGGTGAACATGTCCGCCATCTCTACACAGGGGGCACAGTGAAAAAGTGGGGAATGGATCCCTACAGTCATGGTGCCTTCGCTATCTTCACTCCATTTCAAATGATAGACTATGAAAGTCTTCTAGTCCAGCCTGAAGGGAGGATCTACTTTGCAGGAGAGCACACGGGAAGACCCCATGGCTGGATTGAGACTGCCATAAAAACAGGCCTGCGAGCTGCAAGAGATATAAACAGCATAAAGTAG
- the nkapd1 gene encoding NKAP domain containing 1: MSRVPLGKVLLRNVIRHTDAHNKIQEETDMWKQRDLEQQASSTHLPKHSGQMHCDRYLGSKGSMQDRLGDRLSERDEKEARYWTQKLYEFEANDPDRWGHSGFKELYPEEFRSDGQKDCSDSKHRRKKRKIALRPDIEKNSKKSSKKKKKKKKRKRTVGSGSEFCSDAEDSGRREQSKKSGKNKHRKKKHKSKERTEDSSTEDSRLEKRLKTRRKRDCLESDTVNEPRTKKRKNWRVGRDERSEESSEG, translated from the exons ATGTCGAGGGTCCCTTTGGGTAAAGTACTGCTTCGAAATGTTATCAGACACACAGATGCCCATAACAAG ATTCAAGAAGAAACAGACATGTGGAAACAGAGGGATCTTGAACAACAAGCTTCATCGACTCATCTCCCAAAGCACAG TGGCCAAATGCACTGTGACCGTTATTTGGGTTCAAAAGGATCCATGCAGGACAGGCTTGGAGACAGGTTGTCTGAGAGGGATGAGAAAGAGGCCAGATACTGGACACAAAAACTGTACGAGTTTGAAGCCAATGATCCTGACAG GTGGGGTCACAGTGGTTTTAAGGAGCTTTATCCAGAAGAATTCCGGTCGGATGG ACAAAAAGACTGCAGTGATAGTAAGCACAGAAGGAAAAAACGCAAGATCGCTTTAAGACCTGACatagagaaaaactccaaaaagTCAtccaagaagaagaaaaagaagaagaagaggaagagaacTGTTGGCTCTGGCTCAGAGTTTTGCAGTGATGCAGAGGACAGCGGGAGGAGAGAGCAGAGTAAGAAATccggaaaaaacaaacataggAAAAAGAAGCATAAAAGCAAAGAGAGAACTGAGGATAGCAGCACGGAGGACAGCCGTTTAGAAAAAAGGCTAAAAACACGGAGGAAAAGAGACTGTCTTGAATCAGACACTGTGAATGAGCCACGAACGAAGAAACGAAAAAACTGGAGAGTGGGAAGAGACGAGAGATCAGAGGAGAGCTCTGAGGGATGA